gaaaattatCTTATAAATCGATGAAACTATATGGAAATGCGACATTCTATGTAGTCATTTCCTGAACAAAGATGGAAGAAGCAGtccttataaatatttttgtgaaTAGAATTTCAttgaaattaaaagaatttaattaaaCTATTCCACTACTTGCAATAAGAGGTTGAATAGTTCCATGTAAAATCTAGGTGCTTTTACCTTCGCAACAGCTTGTTTGGACTTGGTTGATTTATGAGATAATGTTTTAGATAGGCGAGGAATTCCATCAATGATATCATGTATTTTGTGTTGGATGTTttctgtttgtttgtttgtgtgTTGAACCTTATGCTAAAaacttctcatttttttttttttgacagatAACAACGTTAggaacattttttaaaatcaaatgcCTAAGACTTGCATTTATGATTGTTTATATACCATCAAAAGTTGACAAACTACTTTTCCCCTTGCCTCCCATCTAGGCATGCCATTTCTCACACTAAAATATTTCTGTAGAATATACCAGGAAAAGTTTTTGTGCTTTTATTATGGTGATAAAATAACTACGTGAtcttgtttaattttctttatcaTAGTTATGTACACGGACTTATCTATCTTTCGTTATGTGATGTTattgtataattttattttcatataattttataaaagtaGAAGGGTATGATCCTAAATATCCTAAGTCTGCTTGTAAACATTGTGGAGACTTCATGTGCTTATGATTCCAAATGAAATGGTACAACTAATCTAAAAAGACATTTAGAGAAATGTAAGAAGTATGCAAGTCCATTGGAAGATAATGTTAAAGGAGAAGGAGATTCTGAAAGTAGTTTGATGACCACATCCTTCACTCAAGAAAATTGTAGAACAATGCAGAAAATTGTAGAACAATGCAGAAAATTGTAGAACAATGCTTGCTAGTATGGTTATCTTGGATGAATAAATTGTCACATTTAAAGTTTGTGGAAAGTGAAGAGTTTCATCCATTTTGTTGGGCAATAAATCAAAAGTCTGTGATTCCATTAAGAGTAACCATTGCAAAGgattgttttcaaatgtatatgaaggagaaaaaaaaaagttaaaaggtgtaaaatattaattatatggttATAACGACTCATTCCATTAATAATGATTGAAACTTgcacaaaagaattttgaactttGTCAAATAGCTAATCATAAAAGAGATACAATAGGTAGAACCATTGAAAAATGCTTAGAAAGTTGGGATATTGATAGGCTCTTTACTTATCAATCGATAATGCGAGTTACATCACAAATGCTGTAGCCATTGCATACTTGGTTAAAAAGTTCGGGGGTTGGTATTGGATAGTGAATTTATTCACGTTAGATGTTGTGCTcatattcttaatttaattgttagtgATGTCTTAAAAGATTTGCATGTGTCTATCATTCGAATCAGAAATGTTGTGAAGTATGTTAGATCATCTTTTGCAAGacaacaaatatttaaagattttgTTAAAGAAGATAAGATGTCAACAAAAAATTGTCTTACGATAGACGATGTTCCAACACGATGGAATTCAACTTTCATATGTTGGATGGAACAATTGAGTGTCAAAAGACATTTGAAAGATTAAAGGAGCATGATCCTAGTTATTTGCCAAAAGATGATATTCCTACTGCTCGAGATTGGGATAATGCAAAAGTGTTCGTAAAATTCTTAAAAACTTTTTTAGAGGTAACAATGAAGTTTTTTACATCTATGTCTGTgacttcaaacatattttttcaCGAACTTTGTTTGATCCAAGAAATAATTCGTGAATACTCATCGTATGAGATTGCATTATTGAGTCAGATGACATTAAACATCTAGACAAAGTTCAACAAGTATTGGATATAACTACAAGTGAGAAGaccaatttattattatatgtttATGTAGTTCTTGACCCTAGGTACAAACTGGCTTATGTCaataattgttttaatgaatttttaaaGGAAGATTGTGCAAAAAAATGGACAAATAAGGTTGAAGAAGCATTTTGTCAATTGTGTGACGATTATTATCTGAGAGTGTTgatgtcaaaagaaaaatattcacaaGCACAATCATGTACTCCTATTGAAGGGTTAAAGTGAAATACCTTCTATCTCATCTAGCGGATCTTATAAGGCATGTGCGCATGTGGTGCTGTTTACGATAGATTTAAATAAACTAACAAAACACGTGTAGATGATGCTAAAACAGAGGTGGCTCATTATCTAGACGAGGCTCGTATAGAAGATGAATATTTAGATTTGCTAAATTGGTGGAAAGTGAATTCCTCTCGATTTAAGATCATTAACCAAGTAGCCAGAGACATCTATTGTATTCCTATATCAACTATACCTTCTGAGTCAGCCTTTAGCATTGGAAGACGGGTGTTAGATTCTTTTCAATCATTAACTCCTCAAATTGTAGAGGCACTCATTTGTGCTCAAAATTGGATTCAATCTAAACCTTTGGATGACATGATTGAAGAAATTGATGGGGTTGAAGAAATTGACGAAGGTAATATTCTTTTTGAAGTAAgcatttaaaatttaaaattgtctCATTTAAACTAACAATTtgtcattttgaatttttgatcTAGAATTCATAAACATAGGAAAGAAGATGGAAGTAGAATTTTGAGAATCTAAATTATGACTCTACGGTCTAAATTCCTATTCTCAAatctttgtttacattttttttaaattgttaactTATTAAATATTGAATCTTATTTTTTAGAGTCTTGAAACACAGTGACCAAACACAGCTTTGTTATGAAGTGATTCTTTGATGTACTGTTGCTAGCCTAATATAGTGAGGTCCAAGATTATTATTAGGCTAGACTCTACTATGCAGAGaggttatttgtttttcttttcttttaaatatcgGTAAAAGCTCATTGAAAATCATATTGGTACCCATGCTTTTGTGAAGCCCAAATTGCACAAGTTTGCTAAGTTGGAAGAATAGAAGGCTACTTGTTGAGTGAATGGGATGTTCCATCAATTTCTCATCGGTGATCAGTCTCATCCTCAAACGAAACAACTCTATTTGTTCTTAGACGAGATGATCACCAAGTTGAAGATTGCTGGTTACATCCCTAAATTTGGAGAAGTTTTGCTTGACATCGATGACAATGAAGACAGAGAAACAACTTTGTTAAAGCACAGTGAGAAGTTAGCCATTGCCTTTGGTGATTTTATCCATGTAAAGCACAAGAAGTTTGTTAAAAATCAGAGCAAGTAAATGAGCTGAGTGCAATCATGGTGGGTGTTCAGTGTTtagttctctttttcttcttatacaccaaatttgttgagtgtttggttttctttttcttcttcattgttCTCTGTATTCTTGTAAAAATAAGTAAAGAGTTTTGTGAGGCTTTCCACAATATACATATTGGACAAGTCCCTGTCTTAGACTAAAATATCTTTGTTTTTTAGGTTGGACCCACCCAATGGCAAACACACACTCTTAAGATCAAGCTCAAGGTCCAAGCCAATGGTTCTTATGTTTATGATATATCTTTGTTTAGTGATGTTTTTTCTCAATTTTGAGCCTTTTGTTTGAATATTTATCAACCAACTAATGGGGATGTCTATAATGTAATTTGCTACAAAGTAGGAGAAACATTGTAAAGAGATGTTGTCTGGATtctggaaagaaagaaagaaagaaagaaagaaagaaagaaagaaagaaaggggaaaAAAGACCCGACCGACCAATTTCAACAGACCCAAATTCAGGTCGGGTTGGGCTCTATCAGTAAATTGCCCGTGCATTTTGGGTCAGGTCGGGTTTGAAGAAAAATCAATCCGACCCAACCCGATTACACTTCTAGTTTATCGAAATCTCATTATTATCCTgagttgttttattttcttcgaCATTTCTATCAGaagtcaaattttgaatttcttttgaGACATCCACATCTTTAATCGAGTTATTGACTCAATTTCATTTTCGAGGATTTTTATCTTTGGGATCTACTGGTCTACCACGCTTCTAGCATATTCTAGATTCATTAATGACAACTTGTTATTTTGAGATATCTTGTTATTTTGAGATATCAATTTTTTATGGGACATTTGCAACTGCAATatgtgatttagttttttttttcatttacaaaTGCATCTGGTAActgatttgctatattttgtaattgaattattttctaAACTTCAAGTTCACATTGGTCTGTGAGAGGATCTAGATGAGACAATAATGATACATTCcatataatttctttttccaacttcttaatttCTTCCCCTACTATTAgaaaatttgtctcattaaaatgacaattaGCAAATCATGCAGTAAATACATCATCCCGGGTtcaagatatttaataattgatggGGAATCAAATCCAACATATATTCACCCCGGGTtcaagatatttaataattgatggGGAATCAAATCCAATATATATTCATAGCTTCCTTTGAGGACTCATGGTAGTACGTACGTTGCGGTGAAGCAATTGGAACATATACTGCACTAGGGGTAAGAATAACTTAACAACCTCGACtatccaacccatattatatgggttgagTTGAGTTggtttaaaatgtgggttgggGGTTATAAAAAtcatgttgactatggtaagcgatcatttacatcatatccacaggattgtgtagttctttttaaaacGATGGGAAAATAGCTTCAAACATtcgaaatgaaaaaaaaacaatataaccAGATAATCCAACCAAATCCATATTTTACGAATTGGGTTGGCTTGATAAATTAATTTAGGTTATTCGGGTTGCCAACCAATCCAACTCAAAAATGTGTGTTGGTTAACCTAACCTAACCTATTTACACCTTTATATTgtacatccaaaaattctcaaatGACAAACATTAGGCTTGTGGCCATATGCTAATTGTAATTGACAGTATTTGTGATAAGCTGCTGGCCTAATACGCACAAGTGACGCAACATGCAAAATAGCATGTCCCCAAATGTAGGAAGTTTAGCTCTCATTAGCAATGACCTAGCAATTAATTGCAAATGTTTTACAAATGACTCTGCTAAACtattttgtgtatgaacatgagctatAGGATGTTTAACACTTATCCCAATAGACATATAATAATTATCAAACGTTTGAGATATAAATTCACCAGCATTATCAAGTTGAATGTTCTTAATTGTATAATCAGAAAACTGTGCTCTTAACTTaattatttgagcaagtaattTTGCAAATGCAAGATTTTGACTTGATAATAAGCACAAATGCGATCATTTACTGGATGCGTTTATTAATACCataaaaatacttaaatgatCCACTTGGTGGGTTAATGGGTCCACAAATATCACCATGAATTCTTTCTAAAAATGTAGATGATTTGGTTCCCACTTTAGCTAGTGATGGTGGTCTAATTATTAATTTGCCTTGAGAGTAAGCATCACATGATTATTCATTAAATTGAAGGAACTTCTGTTGGATCACCCAATCTATTATGCCAAATTGCAAATATGTCTAAATTCATGAACTTTAGGTTTATTgttgcatatgtttcaattactcgtatgcgagtataatataatccagaagATAAGGTAGGCAACCTTTCTGACATACATTTTTCATTTGAGACAgtagatataatataaagatattttaTTCCATTCTTTAACTATTGTAACGTATATCTTTAAAACTCAATagagatttcttttttattgactAGAGAACAATACATTATTAGTTACAAATTTTGTTCCCctaaacaaaataatatttgtttttccaAACCCTTCAATCAAGTTTAACCTAATATTGTACTGATTTTTGCTTTATTgtcagtttgaaaaaaatattttttacttgtAAGTATTGTGTGTGTGGTTGTTATCTGCCAGACATAGATCTTCTTTGTTTATTTTTGAATCACCCAACGTATGAAAATGATTCGTATTTcttcatttaaaagaaaataattacaataagtAAAACATTTCTTGGAATGTAAAAAtgttcaataataataaaagcaaAATATGAAGGAAGATAACAAATAACAATATTATTTTAGATATTTTCAAAGtctcaaaagaaaaatttgttgTTCCACCAATTGTGTCGATTTTCTATTCAAGAGTTTCCAAGAAATCTGCCACATCTCTAAATTAGTCATGTTGGATGGATTGAATATATTATTATCTTGATAGGCACAACTGActcctacattttttttttaattttttcttctctaGGAAAACTTGATATAGATCAACTAAGTGTTTCGATGTATGACCAAACACGTGACTAATGTCCAATCATACCACATCGGAAGCATATATCTTCATTATCTTTTGAATTCTTATATTGTGGAGCTTTTCCTTTATGATCATTGTTTCGTGTggttttcttttgaaatttagatTATAAGAACGACCTCCAcggaaataataattatttctttCTCTTCCACGGTCTCTACCTCGACCACGACCTCGTTCACGATTAAAATTCATAACATTCACTTAAGGGAATGGTGTTGTTCCAATTGGTCGGGATTCATGATTTTTCATCAACAACTTGTTATTTTGTTTAACAACAAGAAGACATGAGATAGGttcaaaatattttgtaaaacatTTTTCTCGATATTGCTGTTGCATAAACATATTCAAGTTATGAAAAGTAGAAAATGTCTTTTCCAACATGTTCATATGAGTGATTTTTTCTCCACACAACAACAATTTTGAACTAATTCTGAATAAATCAGAATTGTAATCACTTACTAATTTAAAATCTTATAGCCTCAAATGTATTCAATCATAACGAGCTTAGAGAAgatgaattaattttaaatgatcatacatttttttcaatttatttcaCAACGTCTGATgttattttattgttaaatatTCTGATTTAAATCCTCATAAATTTTATGACAAAGGAAAATCATGGCTTTCTCTTTATCTTGATTGGTCAGTTGCATTTCCTTCTTTAATTGTATTTTCGAGATCCAAGGCATTGAGATGCATTTCAGCATCAAGAACCCATGACAAATAATTGCTGTCTTTAATGTGGAGAGTCGTAAATTCTAGTTTCGCAGAATCTACCATGGTAATGCTATcgtaaaatattataattatattaagaatttaatatatattaaatatgaaaaataatatttattttattaactaTAATGAGTAGGAAAAACAGACGTGCCATTAGGATCTACTTGAGGGAGGAGACGACTAAAACTTGTGCTGATAATGTATTGTGAAAATGAGACACAATCGAAATAcccaaaaaaatataaaatcaaactaataaaatataataaataaataaataagaaaaataaagaaaatcgCAAAATTTTTCCACTTTTTGTAATATGCATGCTTACAAATACACCAAGGCTTTCTATTTATAAGAAAAGTGGCAAATAAGTGTTTATAAGATTAAAACATATGGTTTGATTAAATAaggagtatatatatatatatatatgttttagttTATTCATTTAGAAGTAAACTAAATTTTTAAAGGAACAGTATTTAGAATTAGAAGTATATCACGGATGAACCCAGTGACagatttagaaaatatattgatgGAAGACAAGAGGCTGACAATCAAAGTAACCACTAAGCTAATGGTAAATATTAacaattaaatttcttttttatatatattatataaaggcaataaagttgaggggggCTCGAGCCCCTCAGGGCCTATGCTAGATCCGCCGCCGATAGATGAACCTCACTTCTATTGCAAAGGTCTTATATCAGATCAACCTTCTTCCTTTTCAGATCATCATGTCTTACCTTCCTaacctaattttaataaaataaaataaaataaaaatattattaattttccttttccttttctttcttcatcatCTTTGAACCTCCGACGATGAATGTGAGATTCCtcgttttctttttctgtttcctactctTCTCCAGAAACCGACTAAAAACCCGCTGGTTGTGAACGCTTCCTAAACCGGATGCCACCAACCGACGCAAACCGCTCTAACCGGTTTTTGAGGACCGACCGATTCTAAACCCCTTATATCTTTTCTCTAATTCTGTCCTCATGTTTGGCTGGGGAGAGCAACCCAGCGGAAGCCAAGTGGCATCAATGATGCAACATGCTGGGAGATGGGCCCCGTTTCATAAGAAAGCTGGACCCCATTTGTACATTTATGAACCTAGACGTCATTCAGTCCATGTGAAACTTCAAGACTATAGAATGCCACGCGTCATTATTCACCTTACTAGTATTCTCCACGCTACCGGCTGTTCCAGTCATCCGGTAAACACCTCCCTCTTCCTTCCTCTTCCCCCTCCCATCTTTGCATCCAGATTCATAGCCTTCTTTCACTTCTATTTCTTTCTTattctcttctcttctcctctCCTCTCCAATTAAAACTGCATTTCCTTTACTTTTATTATAGATTCCATTTCCCATTTCCCATTTCTTCTTCAGCCCCATTTTCTGGTCCTTACATGGAAGTTTCTTCTTCCTCTACAACCCCTCGCCGCTCCTTCCTCCGTTACTGTCACTGTAGTTTCTTCCGACGTTGTTGTCGCTGTTTCTGTTGCTTCTACTCCTATCCCTAATTTCCCTTCCaattccttttcttctttttcttcttcttcatcatcattaTATTCTGTTTTTAGGGTTTATGGATTTTCGCCACGCTCCCTCGGATCTTTCCTTCCGCTTAAGTTCTCATACCACATCTTCCATATCTAGAAGTTCAACTGGGGACAATTCCAGCTATTTGTGTTCGACGGGTTCCAATTCCTCGTACCCATCGGATTTCCGTCAGCAAAAGGATGAGAAATTCGATTTGCTGAAGGGGGTTGTGGACGATGATAGCGACGACGAGAAGTTTAGTCTTCTAGGGCAACCCCTGCGCGTGAAGAGACAGAGGGATGCTCATTCATTTCTTGATCAGGATTCTGCGAAACGGGCTGCGGTCAAGGATGAAGCGAGCCTTGAGACGAGACGAGCTTCGGTTAAGGAATGGGGGAATCAGTCGCTTCGAATTGCTGACCCGGAAATTCATAATATTATGCTGAAGGAGAAGGAGAGacaatataagggtattgaaTTAGTTGCTTCGGAAAATTTTGTGTGTAGGGCTGTGATGGAAGCCTTAGGCAGCCACTTGACGAATAAGTATTCTGAGGGAATGCCCGGCGCTAGATACTATACGGGTAATCAGTATATAGATGAGATTGAATTGCTTTGTTGTGCGAGAGCCTTGGCTGCTTTTGATCTCGATTCTGAGAAATGGGGTGTGAATGTCCAACCATACTCTTGTACATCAGCAAATTTTGCTGTGTATACAGGTCTTTTGTCTCCGAAGGATCGAATTATGGGTTTGGATTCAGCATCCGGAGGGCATCTTAGTCATGGGTATTATTCTCCTGTTGGGAAAAAAATTTCAGCGACTTCTATTTTCTTTGAGAGTTTTCCATATAGAGTGAACCCCCTAACTGGGTATGTTGATTATGATAAGCTTGAAGAAAAGGCGCTCGATTATCGTCCGAAAATACTCATCTGTGGAGGAAGTTCGTATCCACGCGAGTGGGATTATGCTAGGTGTAGACAGATCGCGGACAAATGCGGAGCGGTTTTGATGTGTGATATGGCCCATATAAGCGGTCTGGTGGCAGCCAAGGTGCGTAAATTTATTTGACGGTACAGTCCTTGAGATTTGTGATTGAATTCTTTAAGTCTGATATATGATTCATGATAAAGCTTGATTAAGGTAATATGCCCTTGTCCTGGGGTGCAATCATTTTAGTCTGTGAGATAGCAATTCGAACTTTCGTCCCGTCTTTTGATAATTCATACATCATCATATCATATTAGCGATCTAAAAGTTAGTCTCACGTATGCCACTCGCTTATTTATGCCTTTGTGACTTTGTATTTACTGTAGGAATGTGCTAGTCCGTTTGAATATTGTGATATAGTTACTTCAACAACACACAAAAGTCTTCGAGGGCCCAGAGGAGGAATCATATTTTTCAGGAGGGGTCTAAAATCAAGGAAGCAAGGCGTGCTTCTAACTCATGGAGATGACAATTGCAATGCCACTTATGATTTTGAGGACAGGATAAACTTTTCTGTCTTCCCATCGTTACAAGGGGGTCCCCATAATAATCATATTGCTGCCCTCGCCATAGCGTTAAAGCAAGTAGCTTCTCCTGAGTATAGAGTATATATTCGACAGGTGAAGAAAAATGCGCAGGCTTTAGCATCAGCTTTACTAAGAAGAAATTGCAGATTGGTAACTAATGGTACTGACAATCATTTGTTGCTGTGGGATCTTACTCCTTTGGGACTAACAGGTACTATACTTGGATATTTGCCTCCTCATGGAGACGAACTGTTTAATTGCACTGTAGGTTTGGTTTGAATGCTTCAAATTTTGTTGTTAGCTCTTCTAGTACTATTGTGATTTGATTTTGTATATTCTGATATGGTTTTCTTATGTGATAAGACCCTTGAGCAAATATCATTAGGTACTAACTTTTGATGATTAGTTTTGTGCCTTCCATTAATCATTTTTGCTGGACCATCACGTTAACTTATTTGGTTTATCTCTGGTTTTGATTTGATTGTCTTATTCTGTCTCTTTTAGTGAAGATTGAAGGAATTAAATCGTAGTTGTTCCTCTATCCCTGTTGTGTAACCTGGCTTCTCATGCTAAAGTCATGGGTCGATTGCATCCATGGCATATcgttgaaaaataaatttctagCCTTCTTTAATCATAATTCAGATTCTTTAAACACTTATTTCAATATTAACACAAGTTTATACAATATGGAGGAAAGTAACAACAGTGTCAAGACAACACCAAACTCAAGTGAATGTTTTATTGGTTAAGGTTGTCCCTTGTGGGTTGTCAGGAAAAGAGCATCCAAGGTTGTAATGAAAACTAATTTCTGATACTTTGATGTTTAATCTTATGCTGCAGCCAAGAATTATGAGATGATCTGCGAGGCATGTCATATAACAGTCAACAAGAGTGCCATCTATGGTGACAATGGAGCCATTTCCCCTGGAGGAGTGAGGATAGGTATGCACTTTGTCTTATTTTAGTACTTACTCAGCTCTGTAATCCTCATAATTCTGATTAGTGATTGCTGAGAGAAAATTTATAATGAAGTTGCGATTTATAGGAAACCAACTTGTTTTCTTGTTCAGGCACTCCTGCAATGACGACTAGAGGCTGTCTAGAGGCTGATTTTGAGACAATAGCTGAGATTCTTCTTAAAGCAGCTCATATCACAAAAATAGTCATTCGTAGAGGAAAGCTTGGAAAATTACATAAAGATATCATGAAGAATCTACAAAACAACAAAGATATTGTGGAGCTTCGGAACCGGGTCGAGACCTTTGCTGCTTCATTTGCAATGCCAGGATTTGATATTTGAATATGTGAGCTTCTTGCTTGCTGCTATATACAACCACTTCATTTGGTCACACTAAACATTGAATTCATGTCCTTGTAAATTATAGGAAACTACATAGTACTTAGTGCTGCACAAAAAGGTCGAGGTTTGACATGTATCATTCCTATACTTGTAACAAGTGAAATCTTAGGTTATAACAAGAAATTTTCAAGTCAAATATCTTCCATTTATACACGGTGGTTTTGTGGGGTGTGTGTCTGGATAATTCAAAACCTCACATGAGCTGATTATTCTGTCGTTTGTTTGCTGCAATATATACAATAGACTGTTTTGTCGCGAATTCTTATTCTTGTTTGAGAGCGAATTTTATCCTATGTAAAATGTTTCGTTCGATTGTAAATGTCATATATATTGTGAAGTTCAGTTTAAAGCAACAAAGTAAACGAAAGAGGCATGCCACTTGCAACGTCCGTCCACAGTGGAGTGGGTACTGGCTATGAACATaaaggttttcttttttcttttatattatttgtttttaatttaatagaTATAAGTACTGAGAGAGAAAAAGTTGCAAGCTTTTTAATGCATCGAAGTAATGAGCTGCCAGCAGTGGCGTTAGAAAAAAAACCCGGATAATTAACTcataaaatgaaaaatcaataattttaacccataaaataaaaaatcatatGGGTTCGCTAGGTTCATGATTTAACTAAAATCACTCTAAACCATCTCGAATTTGTTATCAATAATTTGATAAGAAGATATTTTTCTCTACtgttatatatacatatatttatcttaattttatgatttttttggATGGTTTGTTTGTAGGAAATTTTTATAATATCAATTGAGATTGAAtccttaattttaatttaaaacaatTCAACAAGTGACCGGATTAACACAAATCAATCTAACTCAACTACTTTACGGTTGAGTTGGGTAGTATACATTATTTGATAAGGGTTATGGACAAAAATGTAGCATATGAACAATTGAGTTGAGTTTAGAACTCAACTCAATCCTACCCTTACCTACGAGTGTACAGTGAGAAGAAATCACAATGTCAAGTTTGTAGTTGGGATTCTTCCCTTTTTGTTACCGTACCGAAGGGGaccaaatgtaaaaatgattaAAACCAATATGTCTTCAGCTTCACTTCTTCATAACTCGATTAGACAGGTCAATcagaggaaaaaaaacaaacacgtttttttttcttaattaaaataaaaacggAAAAGATACAAA
This region of Cucumis melo cultivar AY chromosome 7, USDA_Cmelo_AY_1.0, whole genome shotgun sequence genomic DNA includes:
- the LOC103487552 gene encoding serine hydroxymethyltransferase 7-like: MDFRHAPSDLSFRLSSHTTSSISRSSTGDNSSYLCSTGSNSSYPSDFRQQKDEKFDLLKGVVDDDSDDEKFSLLGQPLRVKRQRDAHSFLDQDSAKRAAVKDEASLETRRASVKEWGNQSLRIADPEIHNIMLKEKERQYKGIELVASENFVCRAVMEALGSHLTNKYSEGMPGARYYTGNQYIDEIELLCCARALAAFDLDSEKWGVNVQPYSCTSANFAVYTGLLSPKDRIMGLDSASGGHLSHGYYSPVGKKISATSIFFESFPYRVNPLTGYVDYDKLEEKALDYRPKILICGGSSYPREWDYARCRQIADKCGAVLMCDMAHISGLVAAKECASPFEYCDIVTSTTHKSLRGPRGGIIFFRRGLKSRKQGVLLTHGDDNCNATYDFEDRINFSVFPSLQGGPHNNHIAALAIALKQVASPEYRVYIRQVKKNAQALASALLRRNCRLVTNGTDNHLLLWDLTPLGLTAKNYEMICEACHITVNKSAIYGDNGAISPGGVRIGTPAMTTRGCLEADFETIAEILLKAAHITKIVIRRGKLGKLHKDIMKNLQNNKDIVELRNRVETFAASFAMPGFDI